One part of the Candidatus Methylomirabilis tolerans genome encodes these proteins:
- the rph gene encoding ribonuclease PH: MRNDGRKLDEIRPVKVDRGYLKHAEGSLLIEVGQTRVLCTATIEEKVPLFLRATGQGWVTAEYGMLPRATKTRTPRESATGRASGRTFEIQRLIGRSLRTVIDLTQLGERTVLIDCDVIQADGGTRTTAITGAFVAMADALSRLQENGQLKGPLLKDFVAGVSVGCVEGELLLDLNYAEDSMAEVDMNVVMTGSKRFVEIQGTAEEVPFDRAQLDQMLNLATKGIDKLVDLQYQLLGAKINGLKM, translated from the coding sequence GTGAGAAATGATGGTCGGAAGTTAGACGAGATCAGGCCGGTGAAGGTGGATCGCGGTTACCTCAAGCATGCGGAAGGGTCCCTACTCATTGAGGTCGGGCAGACCAGGGTCCTCTGCACCGCGACGATAGAGGAAAAGGTTCCGCTGTTCCTGCGCGCAACCGGTCAGGGATGGGTGACTGCGGAATATGGGATGCTTCCCCGCGCGACCAAAACGAGAACACCTCGGGAATCGGCGACCGGAAGGGCCAGCGGTCGGACATTCGAGATCCAGCGCCTCATCGGCCGATCCCTACGGACGGTCATCGATTTGACGCAATTGGGGGAGCGGACAGTGCTGATCGATTGTGACGTGATCCAGGCTGACGGAGGGACTCGAACGACCGCCATCACGGGGGCCTTTGTGGCTATGGCCGATGCGCTCTCTCGACTTCAAGAGAACGGCCAACTCAAGGGACCGCTGCTGAAAGATTTCGTGGCCGGCGTGAGCGTCGGGTGTGTGGAGGGAGAACTCTTGCTAGACCTTAACTATGCCGAGGACTCCATGGCTGAGGTGGATATGAATGTGGTGATGACCGGCTCCAAGCGGTTCGTCGAGATCCAGGGGACGGCAGAGGAGGTTCCCTTCGACCGGGCTCAGTTGGATCAGATGCTCAACCTGGCGACGAAAGGCATCGACAAGCTCGTCGATCTTCAATATCAACTTCTGGGGGCTAAGATCAACGGCCTGAAGATGTAA
- the rdgB gene encoding RdgB/HAM1 family non-canonical purine NTP pyrophosphatase, protein MQLVLATANAGKFREVVTILSDLRISFFSLASLEGYSPPVESGVTYAENAAAKAKAVADLSGYWALADDSGLEVDALGGQPGVHSGRYLGLAATDMERNQRILELLDGVPPLRRGAHFQCAVAMAGPGGELAIFHGSCHGIIAEALSGNDGFGYDPIFIVPDLGVTMASLPPDVKNRISHRARALEQAKPLLQHLSLAAA, encoded by the coding sequence ATGCAGTTAGTTCTGGCTACGGCTAACGCTGGAAAATTTCGAGAAGTCGTGACTATCCTCAGCGATCTGAGGATTTCTTTTTTCTCGCTCGCCTCGCTTGAGGGGTATAGTCCGCCGGTCGAATCCGGCGTCACGTACGCGGAGAACGCCGCCGCCAAGGCGAAGGCGGTCGCAGATCTCAGCGGCTACTGGGCGCTTGCAGATGATTCCGGTCTCGAAGTGGACGCTCTCGGAGGACAGCCCGGGGTGCACTCCGGCCGTTACCTCGGTCTGGCAGCGACGGATATGGAGCGTAATCAGCGGATTCTTGAGTTGTTGGATGGGGTGCCGCCCCTTCGGCGGGGGGCTCATTTTCAATGTGCGGTGGCCATGGCCGGTCCAGGGGGAGAGTTGGCCATTTTTCATGGGAGCTGTCACGGGATTATTGCTGAGGCTCTTAGCGGAAACGATGGATTTGGCTACGATCCTATTTTTATCGTTCCCGACCTCGGTGTGACGATGGCCTCACTTCCACCGGACGTCAAGAATCGAATCAGTCATCGCGCGCGTGCCCTCGAGCAAGCAAAACCGTTGTTGCAGCATCTCTCGCTTGCCGCAGCTTGA